In Amycolatopsis sp. EV170708-02-1, the following are encoded in one genomic region:
- a CDS encoding metal-sulfur cluster assembly factor: protein MTEQQTETREGRTAADLDAETAAAPDAADVAKVEDVEEAMRDVVDPELGINVVDLGLVYDIRVEADNTATIDMTLTSAACPLTDVIEDQTGAALVGGGTGLVKDFRINWVWMPPWGPEKITDDGREQLRALGFTV, encoded by the coding sequence ATGACCGAACAGCAGACCGAAACCCGCGAGGGGCGCACGGCCGCCGACCTCGACGCCGAGACCGCCGCCGCCCCGGACGCCGCCGACGTGGCGAAGGTCGAGGACGTCGAAGAGGCGATGCGCGACGTCGTCGACCCCGAACTCGGCATCAACGTCGTCGACCTCGGGCTGGTCTACGACATCCGCGTCGAGGCGGACAACACCGCCACCATCGACATGACCCTGACCTCGGCGGCCTGCCCGCTGACCGACGTCATCGAGGACCAGACCGGTGCCGCACTCGTCGGCGGGGGAACGGGACTGGTCAAGGACTTCCGGATCAACTGGGTCTGGATGCCGCCGTGGGGTCCGGAGAAGATCACCGACGACGGCCGCGAACAGCTGCGGGCGCTCGGCTTCACCGTCTGA
- the lepB gene encoding signal peptidase I, with amino-acid sequence MTETDFPAPPADRPGPKRRFSPLLFVMILLAVVGVGTGGYGFWTLLSYRMVSVPSGGMLPSVQPGTVVLYRWTPLAEIPRGAVVLMDLSAFPDASPGDGQIIKRVIGVGGDQVVCCTNDNLITVNGKPVKEPYADDDNGYGRKEYRPFSVQVPPEAVFVVGDQRNNSRDSRLYVGMPGDGAVPLSKVNGVVVGLGSVLAADPFPQTTAFVEAGLPGDPVSDTGFRTSRNLALGGAGLVAVGVIGAIVSVVRSAGKRRRAAAIPPAR; translated from the coding sequence GTGACTGAAACGGATTTCCCCGCTCCGCCCGCCGACAGACCCGGGCCGAAGCGAAGATTCTCCCCGCTCCTGTTCGTGATGATCCTGCTGGCGGTCGTCGGCGTCGGCACCGGCGGATACGGGTTCTGGACCCTGCTGAGCTATCGCATGGTGAGTGTTCCCAGCGGCGGTATGTTGCCCTCGGTCCAGCCTGGGACGGTAGTGCTCTACCGCTGGACCCCGCTTGCCGAGATCCCTCGCGGCGCGGTGGTTCTCATGGATCTTTCCGCGTTCCCGGACGCGAGCCCCGGCGACGGTCAGATCATCAAGCGGGTGATCGGCGTCGGGGGTGATCAGGTCGTCTGCTGCACGAACGACAACCTGATCACCGTCAACGGGAAGCCGGTCAAGGAGCCGTACGCCGACGACGACAACGGTTACGGCCGCAAGGAGTACCGGCCGTTCAGCGTCCAAGTGCCGCCCGAGGCCGTGTTTGTCGTGGGGGATCAGCGGAACAACTCCCGGGACTCGCGGCTTTACGTCGGCATGCCGGGCGACGGCGCCGTGCCGCTGTCGAAGGTGAACGGAGTCGTCGTCGGGCTGGGCAGTGTCCTCGCCGCCGACCCGTTCCCGCAGACCACCGCGTTCGTCGAGGCAGGCCTGCCCGGCGATCCGGTGTCCGACACCGGGTTCCGCACTTCGCGCAACCTCGCGCTCGGCGGTGCCGGGCTTGTCGCCGTCGGGGTCATCGGGGCGATCGTGAGCGTTGTCCGCTCCGCCGGAAAACGACGAAGAGCAGCCGCAATCCCACCAGCGCGCTGA
- a CDS encoding TetR/AcrR family transcriptional regulator: MLTPAGERVLSAASELFYREGLNAVGVAAIAEAAGVTKKTLYASFGSKTELTIAYLRSRHDVWWAYLEERLAEAEAPRALTVFDAYVDHPKLGSDRGCAFLNAAAELPAGHPGLDVIRRHKAAVRAKFAELLREDAPGAADPERLAEQLFLLLEGAVAHTGIDGDAHRVTLAREIAEILVRDTHDAGAR; the protein is encoded by the coding sequence ATGCTGACACCGGCCGGCGAGCGCGTCCTGAGCGCCGCGAGCGAGCTCTTCTACCGGGAGGGCCTGAACGCCGTGGGCGTCGCGGCCATCGCCGAGGCCGCGGGCGTCACGAAGAAGACGCTGTACGCGTCCTTCGGGTCGAAGACGGAGCTCACGATCGCGTACCTGCGAAGCCGTCACGACGTCTGGTGGGCGTACCTCGAAGAGCGGCTGGCGGAGGCCGAAGCGCCCCGGGCGCTGACGGTCTTCGACGCCTACGTCGATCACCCCAAGCTCGGGAGCGACCGGGGCTGCGCGTTCCTCAACGCGGCCGCCGAACTGCCCGCGGGCCATCCCGGGCTCGACGTGATCCGGCGGCACAAGGCGGCGGTGCGGGCGAAGTTCGCCGAACTCCTCCGCGAGGACGCCCCGGGCGCGGCCGATCCGGAGCGGCTCGCCGAGCAGCTCTTCCTCCTGCTCGAAGGCGCGGTCGCGCACACCGGCATCGACGGGGATGCGCACCGGGTCACGCTCGCGAGGGAGATCGCGGAGATACTCGTGAGGGATACGCACGACGCCGGCGCACGCTAG
- a CDS encoding sensor histidine kinase, translating to MRLFGPLLDRATYRRWVYFILGGALSVPYVLFAAIMVPSLLPLVVTMERGAVIGMITVVLVMIASSFIPAVRVLEGAAVRELLDDPVPGVVFGPAGSWPVRLRSSAMFLLHVITGCVVSLVSLFVPVAFGFTIAAPFSGRIALTAESAIDVPKGWASAWIPVAFLLGVVALAYVVWGAGAVLTRCAKSLLGISAAERIAQLEKRTEQLAERNRLARELHDSVGHALSVVTIQAGAARRTLRSDPDFTEQALTAIEDSARAALDDLDHVLGLLRDEASSRTPQSGLAELPALVEATRLAGAEVSAEVRGEPSSVPPVVSREAYRILQECLTNALRHAGKVPVTVLVDAGTELLRLRVSNPLGAAEPSRDGGGRGLRGMTERVEVLGGTIAAGRADGFWKVEVAVPWGNRR from the coding sequence ATGCGACTTTTCGGCCCGCTCCTGGATCGGGCGACCTATCGTCGATGGGTCTACTTCATCCTCGGTGGCGCGCTGAGCGTGCCGTACGTGCTCTTCGCCGCCATCATGGTGCCGTCGCTGCTGCCCCTCGTCGTGACGATGGAACGCGGGGCTGTCATCGGGATGATCACCGTCGTCCTGGTGATGATCGCGTCGTCGTTCATCCCGGCCGTCCGCGTGCTGGAAGGCGCGGCCGTGCGGGAGCTGCTGGACGACCCCGTGCCGGGAGTCGTGTTCGGGCCCGCGGGGAGCTGGCCCGTGCGCCTGCGTTCGAGCGCGATGTTCCTGCTGCACGTGATCACCGGTTGTGTCGTCAGCCTGGTGAGCCTGTTCGTCCCGGTCGCGTTCGGTTTCACGATCGCGGCTCCGTTCAGCGGCCGGATCGCGCTGACCGCCGAGAGCGCGATCGACGTGCCGAAGGGCTGGGCGAGCGCGTGGATCCCGGTGGCGTTCCTGCTCGGCGTCGTCGCGCTGGCCTACGTCGTGTGGGGCGCGGGCGCGGTGCTGACCCGCTGCGCCAAGAGCCTGCTGGGGATCTCGGCCGCGGAACGGATCGCCCAGCTGGAGAAACGCACCGAACAGCTCGCCGAACGCAACCGGCTCGCGCGCGAACTGCACGACTCGGTCGGGCACGCGCTGAGCGTCGTGACCATCCAGGCCGGCGCGGCGCGGCGCACCCTGAGGTCCGATCCGGATTTCACCGAGCAGGCGCTCACCGCGATCGAGGACTCGGCCCGCGCCGCGCTGGACGATCTCGACCACGTGCTCGGGCTGCTGCGCGACGAGGCGTCGTCGCGGACACCGCAATCGGGGCTCGCGGAGTTGCCCGCACTGGTCGAGGCGACGCGGCTGGCGGGTGCCGAGGTTTCGGCCGAGGTGCGAGGTGAGCCGTCCTCGGTGCCGCCGGTCGTCTCCCGCGAGGCGTACCGGATCTTGCAGGAATGCCTGACGAACGCGCTGCGGCACGCCGGTAAGGTTCCGGTGACGGTCCTCGTCGACGCCGGGACGGAGCTGTTGCGCCTGCGGGTGTCCAACCCGCTCGGCGCCGCGGAGCCGTCACGCGACGGGGGCGGCCGGGGGCTGCGGGGAATGACGGAACGGGTGGAAGTGCTCGGGGGCACGATCGCCGCGGGCCGGGCGGACGGATTCTGGAAGGTCGAGGTGGCGGTGCCATGGGGGAACCGGCGATGA
- a CDS encoding YnfA family protein produces MIVRSIALFALAALLEIGGAWLIWQGVREHRGYLWIGAGVVALGLYGFVATLQPDANFGRILAAYGGVFVAGSLAWGMVADGYRPDRYDVIGALICLAGVGVIMYAPRG; encoded by the coding sequence ATGATCGTCCGGTCCATCGCGCTCTTCGCACTCGCCGCCCTGCTGGAGATCGGCGGCGCCTGGCTGATCTGGCAGGGCGTCCGGGAGCACCGCGGCTACCTCTGGATCGGCGCCGGTGTCGTCGCGCTGGGCCTCTACGGCTTCGTCGCGACACTGCAGCCTGACGCGAACTTCGGCCGTATCCTCGCCGCGTACGGCGGAGTGTTCGTCGCGGGTTCGCTGGCGTGGGGGATGGTCGCCGACGGCTACCGGCCGGACCGCTATGACGTGATCGGTGCGCTCATCTGCCTGGCCGGCGTCGGCGTCATCATGTACGCGCCCCGAGGTTGA
- a CDS encoding AarF/ABC1/UbiB kinase family protein: MNLLLGLLTLPVYALMLWPLVVGARRVLGVRIGLVRAGCAAGFGWLVAGGILSAFPRAMYAGGAFAGLVIPVAGGAFLATLIFLFVAELALPSGSGLGLIGRIRSMRRRAARTRRYSQITRIAIKHGLGRYLTGRREPGLAQVRHAKLARSLRRALEEGGVTFVKLGQLLSTRSDLLPPVFVDELSKLQDQVAFADADEVATVLREELGGDPDEVFAEFDPEPIAAASIAQVYRAKLRGGQDVVVKVQRPGVQALVERDLDIVRRVAAALDLRAGWARSLGVVDLAEGFADALVEELDFRTEARNIEAVAAAYPGTEVALPTVHKELSTERVLVMRRLDGKPLAAAKERVPVAERAKLARSMLRCVLGQVMGSGVFHADPHPGNVLLLADGRLGLLDFGSVGRLDAGLRGGLQNLILALDRGDPAALRDGLLEIVDRPDEIEERRLERALGALVAKHFNHGQAPDLDMFTDLFRVIADFRLSVPPPIAAVFRALATLEGTLAALAPGFNIVVESRAYAAEQVGAGLRPESLRATATNELMALLPVLRRLPRRVDRIGDALEQGRLSVNVRLFSDERDRDVVTGLVHEILLAFVGVATGLMAVLLLGSATGPEVLTGVTLHQMFGYNLLVVSALVGLRLLFVVFRRSGQRSRSPR; this comes from the coding sequence ATGAACCTGCTGCTCGGCCTGCTCACCCTGCCCGTTTACGCGCTCATGCTGTGGCCGCTCGTGGTCGGCGCCCGCCGCGTCCTCGGGGTGCGGATCGGACTGGTCCGCGCGGGCTGCGCCGCCGGCTTCGGCTGGCTGGTCGCGGGCGGCATCCTCAGCGCGTTCCCACGGGCGATGTACGCGGGTGGCGCCTTCGCCGGGCTGGTCATCCCGGTGGCGGGCGGCGCCTTCCTGGCGACGCTGATCTTCCTGTTCGTCGCGGAACTCGCGCTGCCCTCCGGCTCGGGCCTCGGGCTGATCGGCAGGATCCGGTCGATGCGCCGCCGCGCGGCCCGCACCCGGCGCTACTCGCAGATCACCCGGATCGCGATCAAGCACGGCCTCGGCCGCTACCTCACCGGCCGCCGCGAACCCGGCCTCGCCCAGGTCCGCCACGCCAAACTGGCGCGCTCGCTGCGGCGCGCGCTGGAGGAGGGCGGCGTGACGTTCGTGAAACTCGGCCAGCTGCTCTCGACCCGATCCGATCTGCTCCCCCCGGTTTTCGTCGACGAACTCAGCAAGCTCCAGGACCAGGTCGCCTTCGCCGACGCCGACGAGGTCGCGACGGTGCTGCGGGAGGAACTGGGCGGGGACCCGGACGAGGTCTTCGCCGAATTCGACCCGGAGCCGATCGCCGCCGCGTCGATCGCACAGGTCTACCGGGCCAAGCTGCGCGGCGGGCAGGACGTGGTCGTCAAGGTGCAGCGGCCCGGCGTGCAGGCCTTGGTCGAGCGGGACCTCGACATCGTCCGCCGGGTGGCGGCCGCGCTGGACCTGCGTGCGGGCTGGGCGCGCTCGCTCGGCGTCGTCGACCTCGCCGAAGGATTCGCCGACGCGCTGGTCGAGGAGCTCGATTTCCGCACCGAGGCCAGGAACATCGAAGCGGTCGCCGCCGCCTACCCCGGCACCGAGGTCGCTCTTCCGACCGTCCACAAAGAACTGTCCACCGAACGGGTACTGGTGATGCGGCGCCTCGACGGCAAACCGCTCGCCGCCGCCAAGGAGCGGGTGCCGGTCGCGGAACGGGCGAAGCTCGCGCGATCGATGCTGCGGTGTGTGCTCGGCCAGGTGATGGGCAGCGGTGTCTTCCACGCCGACCCGCATCCCGGCAACGTCCTGCTGCTCGCCGACGGCAGGCTGGGCCTGCTCGACTTCGGCTCCGTCGGCAGGCTCGACGCGGGTCTGCGCGGCGGGCTGCAGAACCTGATCCTCGCCCTGGACCGCGGCGACCCGGCCGCGTTGCGCGACGGCCTGCTGGAGATCGTCGACCGGCCGGACGAGATCGAGGAACGACGGCTGGAGCGGGCGCTGGGTGCCTTGGTGGCCAAGCATTTCAACCACGGCCAGGCGCCGGATCTGGACATGTTCACCGACCTGTTCCGGGTGATCGCCGACTTCCGGCTCAGCGTGCCCCCGCCGATCGCCGCGGTGTTCCGCGCCCTGGCCACTCTGGAGGGAACGCTGGCCGCGCTGGCGCCGGGATTCAACATCGTCGTCGAATCCCGCGCCTACGCCGCCGAGCAGGTCGGCGCCGGATTGCGTCCGGAGTCGTTGCGGGCCACGGCCACCAACGAACTGATGGCGCTCCTGCCGGTATTGCGACGGCTGCCCCGCCGTGTCGACCGGATCGGCGACGCACTGGAGCAGGGCAGGCTTTCGGTCAACGTCCGGCTGTTCTCCGACGAACGCGACCGCGACGTGGTCACCGGGCTGGTGCACGAGATCCTGCTGGCGTTCGTCGGCGTGGCCACCGGCCTGATGGCCGTGCTGCTGCTGGGCAGCGCGACCGGCCCGGAGGTGCTGACCGGGGTCACGCTGCACCAGATGTTCGGCTACAACCTGCTGGTGGTCAGCGCGCTGGTGGGATTGCGGCTGCTCTTCGTCGTTTTCCGGCGGAGCGGACAACGCTCACGATCGCCCCGATGA
- a CDS encoding MFS transporter — MVSLYKRELTLTAAGLSLIAVSYGLARYAYGLFAPTLRTEFDLDGGTLGAIAAGSYVAYCLAVVASTAVTARRGARAGALAAGTTATAGTALIAAAPNAGVLALGVVLAGASTGLASPSLADAVSRVVRVTRRDRAQSVVNAGTGLGVLISGPVSLLAVGDWRMAWWAFAGASALVTLWIARVVPPVKDDRARGLPSPLFPPATGRLLPAAAALGLASAAIWTFGRDIAVSVGGLDETASTVVWIVLGAVGLAGAFTAELTSRAGLRRAWSAGMVLFAAATGLFALATRSLPALVIAAAVFGAVYIGLTGVLILWGTRAYPAAPAFGVGVAFLMLALGQAAGAPLIGLLGDLLDLRAGFLAAAAIAVLGVLFAPREATTTYNFGVRSLSGVSTVPPERESRAGCA; from the coding sequence ATGGTTTCTTTGTACAAACGCGAGCTGACGCTCACCGCGGCCGGGTTGTCGCTGATCGCGGTCTCGTACGGACTCGCGAGGTACGCGTACGGCCTCTTCGCGCCGACGCTCCGGACGGAGTTCGATCTCGACGGCGGCACGCTCGGCGCCATCGCGGCGGGCAGCTATGTCGCGTACTGCCTCGCGGTCGTCGCGTCGACCGCCGTGACGGCCCGCCGGGGCGCGCGGGCGGGCGCGCTCGCCGCCGGGACGACCGCCACCGCGGGGACCGCCCTGATCGCGGCCGCGCCGAACGCGGGCGTCCTCGCGCTCGGCGTCGTCCTCGCCGGAGCCAGCACAGGCCTGGCTTCCCCCTCACTCGCCGACGCGGTCTCACGCGTCGTCCGCGTGACCCGCCGGGACCGTGCCCAGTCCGTGGTGAACGCCGGGACCGGACTCGGCGTGCTGATCTCGGGCCCGGTCTCCCTGCTCGCCGTCGGCGACTGGCGAATGGCCTGGTGGGCCTTCGCCGGGGCGTCGGCCCTGGTGACCTTGTGGATCGCCCGTGTCGTGCCGCCGGTGAAGGACGACCGCGCGCGGGGCCTGCCGTCACCGCTGTTCCCGCCCGCCACCGGACGGCTGCTGCCCGCCGCCGCGGCGCTCGGCCTGGCGAGCGCCGCGATTTGGACGTTCGGCCGGGACATCGCCGTGAGCGTCGGCGGGCTCGACGAGACCGCCTCGACGGTGGTGTGGATCGTGCTCGGCGCGGTCGGCCTGGCGGGGGCGTTCACCGCGGAACTGACCTCCCGGGCGGGGCTGCGCCGCGCCTGGTCGGCGGGGATGGTCCTGTTCGCCGCCGCCACGGGCCTCTTCGCCCTCGCCACCCGGTCGCTTCCGGCGCTCGTCATCGCGGCGGCGGTCTTCGGCGCCGTCTACATCGGACTGACCGGCGTGCTGATCCTCTGGGGCACCAGGGCTTACCCGGCGGCGCCCGCGTTCGGTGTCGGCGTGGCCTTCCTGATGCTGGCACTCGGGCAGGCCGCCGGAGCGCCGCTCATCGGTCTCCTCGGCGATCTCCTCGATCTTCGCGCCGGCTTCCTCGCGGCGGCGGCGATCGCCGTCCTCGGCGTCCTGTTCGCGCCCAGGGAGGCGACCACGACCTACAACTTCGGGGTCCGCTCCCTCTCAGGGGTGAGCACCGTCCCGCCGGAGCGGGAATCCCGCGCCGGCTGCGCGTGA